The following are encoded in a window of Phaseolus vulgaris cultivar G19833 chromosome 3, P. vulgaris v2.0, whole genome shotgun sequence genomic DNA:
- the LOC137807860 gene encoding protein KINESIN LIGHT CHAIN-RELATED 3-like: MGVNDERGVNVMNRFGYTSPFKGSSTQKSSLSLQRRQSIGPAFGVERVVDSPSIQQLLGNVCNMQSSGQSSSGRSFGSDGSESRSYSKLFYLFGRQKREVEIVKDEVEKKQENSSSEASSAMSSLSNDKKLDKVGGETQKPKKASQSQLFPESPSKSRTIGKGPPAKPPVDRKNDSPLRKQTTGIPRVKKTVGGRSMSQGQIDIFSGPALDRPELGHALLNQARDMISSGNNPKRALELALQAKKLFERTAAYGRPSLDLAMCLHVTAVIYCTLGDFNEAIPIVKRSIEIPVIEEGQQHAIAKFAGHMHLGDIYAMLGQLEKSIKCYTAGLEVQRKVLGETDPRVGETCRYVAEANFQALQFEEAERMCQIALDIHRANGSPSSLEEAADRRLMGLICEADGKHEAALEHLVLASMAMVANGQEVEVASVDCNIGDTFVSLARYDEAIFAYKRALKVFKIHKGENNPAVGSVFVRLANLYCRTWKIRESKSYCGDALKIYENPMPGVPPEETASGLMNVSAIYESMNELEEALKLLQEALTILNDVPGQMNTIAGIEAQMGVMYYVLKNYTESYNTLKNAVSKLRATGEKKSAFFGTVLNQMGLACVQLHSLDEAAELFEEARVILEQENGPYHTETLGVSGNLAGTYDAIGRLDEAIEILENIVVMREEKLGTANPDVADEKRRLEELLKETGKVRNRKTKSLENLFDHDYI; this comes from the exons ATGGGAGTTAATGATGAAAGGGGAGTAAATGTAATGAATAGGTTTGGCTACACGTCACCCTTTAAGGGAAGCTCAACTCAAAAGAGTTCCTTGAGTCTACAAAGACGGCAAAGTATTGGTCCAGCTTTTGGTGTTGAGAGGGTGGTTGACAGCCCCTCAATTCAACAGCTTCTTGGAAATGTTTGTAACATGCAGAGCTCTGGTCAATCATCCTCAGGTCGAAGTTTTGGATCCGATGGCAGTGAGTCTAGATCCTATTCAAAATTGTTCTATCTATTCGGACGGCAGAAGAGAGAGGTGGAGATAGTGAAAGATGAAGTGGAGAAGAAACAGGAGAATTCTAGCAGCGAAGCTTCTTCCGCAATGAGTAGTTTGTCCAATGATAAGAAGCTAGACAAGGTGGGTGGTGAGACACAAAAGCCAAAGAAAGCATCACAATCACAATTGTTCCCAGAAAGTCCATCAAAGTCAAGAACAATAGGAAAAGGCCCTCCTGCAAAGCCTCCTGTTGATAGGAAGAATGACAGCCCTTTGAGAAAACAAACCACAGGTATACCCCGTGTGAAAAAAACTGTTGGTGGAAGATCAATGTCACAAGGTCAAATTGATATTTTCTCTGGACCAGCATTGGATAGGCCTGAACTGGGACATGCCTTACTAAACCAAGCAAGGGACATGATTTCATCAGGAAATAATCCGAAGAGAGCTCTTGAATTAGCCCTTCAAGCAAAGAAATTGTTCGAGAGAACTGCTGCTTATGGGAGACCAAGTTTGGATTTGGCCATGTGTTTACATGTTACTGCAGTAATATATTGCACTTTGGGCGATTTCAATGAAGCAATTCCGATAGTAAAGCGCTCAATTGAGATTCCTGTGATTGAGGAAGGCCAACAGCACGCCATTGCTAAATTTGCTGGTCACATGCATCTAGGAGACATTTATGCTATGTTGGGCCAGCTGGAGAAGTCAATTAAGTGCTACACTGCAGGGTTAGAAGTTCAAAGGAAGGTTTTGGGAGAAACAGACCCAAGAGTTGGTGAAACCTGTAGGTATGTGGCTGAGGCTAACTTTCAAGCTTTACAATTTGAGGAGGCAGAGAGGATGTGCCAAATTGCCCTTGATATCCACAGAGCAAATGGTTCACCCTCATCTCTTGAAGAGGCAGCTGATAGGAGGCTAATGGGACTTATATGTGAAGCAGATGGTAAACATGAAGCAGCCCTAGAGCATCTTGTCTTGGCCAGCATGGCAATGGTAGCAAATGGACAAGAAGTGGAAGTGGCATCTGTTGACTGCAACATTGGAGATACATTCGTATCCTTGGCTAGATATGATGAGGCCATCTTTGCGTATAAGAGAGCATTGAAAGTTTTCAAGATCCACAAAGGTGAGAACAATCCTGCAGTGGGATCAGTTTTTGTACGTTTGGCTAACTTGTATTGTAGGACATGGAAGATTAGGGAGTCAAAATCATATTGCGGGGATGCACTTAAAATCTATGAGAATCCCATGCCTGGGGTCCCTCCAGAAGAGACTGCAAGCGGTTTAATGAATGTCTCGGCCATCTACGAGTCAATGAATGAGCTAGAAGAGGCACTTAAGTTACTTCAGGAGGCGCTAACCATACTTAATGATGTTCCTGGTCAGATGAACACAATAGCAGGAATTGAAGCTCAGATGGGGGTCATGTACTATGTGTTGAAAAACTACACAGAATCTTATAACACTCTCAAGAACGCCGTGTCCAAGCTTCGTGCTACTGGAGAAAAGAAATCAGCCTTCTTTGGTACTGTTCTTAATCAAATGGGACTTGCTTGTGTGCAACTCCATTCCCTGGATGAGGCTGCAGAATTATTTGAAGAAGCAAGGGTCATTTTGGAACAAGAGAATGGACCCTATCACACAGAAACACTAGGAGTATCTGGCAATCTTGCTGGCACGTATGATGCAATTGGAAG GCTGGATGAGGCAATTGAAATTCTTGAAAACATTGTGGTAATGAGGGAGGAAAAGCTTGGGACAGCAAATCCTGATGTTGCTGATGAGAAGAGAAGGTTGGAGGAGTTGTTAAAGGAAACAGGCAAAGTTCGGAACAGAAAAACCAAGTCACTGGAGAACCTTTTTGATCATGATTACATATGA
- the LOC137807864 gene encoding serine/threonine/tyrosine-protein kinase HT1-like — MKNLYWFKEISNNVRSGRRLSLGEYKRAVSWSKYLISSGAAIKGEAEEEWSADLSQLFIGSKFASGRHSRIYRGIYKHMDVAIKLVSQPEEDEDLAVQLEKQFTSEVALLFRLRHPNIITFVAACKKPPVFCIITEYLSGGSLRKYLIQEGPHSVPHNLVLKLALDIARGMQYLHSQGILHRDLKSENLLLGEDLCVKVADFGISCLESQTGSAKGFTGTYRWMAPEMIKEKRHTKKVDVYSFAIVLWEILTGLTPFDNMTPEQAAYAVTHKNERPPLPCECPRAFSHIINRCWSSNPDKRPHFDEIVAILESYSEALEEDPQFLTTYKPRPNNLILRCLPKCNSTPNISASSKP, encoded by the exons ATGAAGAACTTGTACTGGTTTAAAGAAATTTCTAACAACGTGAGATCAGGGAGAAGGCTTTCACTTGGGGAATACAAGCGAGCAGTGTCATGGTCCAAGTATTTGATTTCTTCAGGGGCAGCCATAAAGGGAGAGGCTGAAGAAGAATGGAGTGCTGATCTGTCTCAGTTGTTCATTGGCTCCAAGTTTGCTTCTGGCAGGCATAGCAGGATCTACAGAGGCATCTACAAGCACATGGATGTTGCAATCAAGCTGGTGAGTCAACCGGAGGAGGATGAGGACTTGGCTGTTCAGCTAGAGAAGCAATTCACTTCTGAGGTTGCTTTGCTCTTTCGATTGCGCCATCCAAATATCATTACC TTTGTTGCAGCttgcaagaaacctcccgtctTCTGTATTATTACTGAATATTTGTCTGGGGGTTCCTTGAGAAAATACTTGATTCAGGAAGGACCACATTCAGTTCCTCACAACCTTGTTCTGAAATTAGCCTTAGACATTGCTCGGGGAATGCAATATCTTCATTCTCAGGGTATACTTCACAGGGATCTCAAATCAGAAAATCTGCTGTTGGGGGAAGATTTGTGCGTAAAAGTAGCAGATTTTGGGATCTCATGCTTGGAATCTCAGACTGGTAGTGCAAAGGGATTCACTGGAACATACCGTTGGATGGCACCTGAAATGATCAAAGAAAAGCGTCACACAAAAAAAGTAGATGTCTATAGTTTCGCCATAGTTCTATGGGAAATCCTAACAGGATTGACCCCATTTGACAACATGACACCAGAGCAGGCAGCATATGCAGTGACTCACAAG AATGAAAGGCCTCCGTTACCATGCGAGTGTCCACGCGCATTTAGTCATATCATAAACAGATGCTGGTCAAGCAATCCAGATAAACGACCACATTTTGATGAGATAGTTGCAATTTTGGAGAGCTACAGTGAAGCACTTGAGGAGGATCCACAATTTCTAACCACTTACAAACCACGTCCTAATAATCTTATTCTCAGATGCTTACCAAAATGTAATTCTactcccaatatatctgcttcTTCCAAACCTTAA
- the LOC137807865 gene encoding transcription factor MYB114-like translates to MEAYENESKKGFWNAEEDSVLTNYIKKHGTGKWNRIPRVTGLKRSGKSCRLRWMNYLTPDVKRGDFSEEEEDLVLRLHSLLGNRWSLIAGRIPGRTDNQVKNFWNTHLSKKIGVDNKKRRRGCVRAKYVPRAEAEGNCNTGEGDKLVDESWSDDLMELASMHEAIMRDDFGCTFSFPNAVFDLCTDSFHHSFFGL, encoded by the exons ATGGAAGCTTATGAGAACGAATCTAAGAAGGGGTTCTGGAATGCGGAGGAAGACTCGGTTCTAACTAATTACATAAAAAAGCATGGAACTGGGAAGTGGAACCGGATTCCTAGAGTGACAG GGTTGAAGAGAAGCGGGAAAAGTTGCAGACTGAGATGGATGAATTATCTAACTCCTGATGTTAAGCGTGGAGATTTctcagaagaagaagaagaccttgttcTTCGACTTCACAGTCTCCTTGGAAATAG GTGGTCTTTGATCGCGGGGAGGATTCCGGGGAGAACAGACAACCAGGTGAAGAACTTTTGGAACACTCATTTAAGCAAGAAGATTGGTGTTGATAACAAGAAAAGGAGAAGAGGTTGTGTGAGAGCAAAATATGTCCCTAGAGCTGAAGCAGAAGGTAATTGCAACACTGGTGAAGGTGATAAACTTGTTGATGAAAGTTGGAGCGATGATCTAATGGAGTTGGCAAGCATGCATGAGGCGATTATGAGAGATGATTTTGGCTGTACCTTTTCTTTTCCTAATGCTGTGTTTGATCTATGCACTGATTCTTTTCACCACTC